The region ATCCGAACGACGTCTCCCGGACCGAGCGGACCCGCCGCCGTTCCGTTCGCTCGGCTCAGCCGTTCGGTCGCAGGGTCCAGACCACGGTCATCTCGCCCGTCACGGCGCCGTCCGCGCGCTGGATGGCGATGGCCACGGGGAACTCGGGGCGCTGACCCGCGTCGAGCTCGGCGACGACCTCCGCGGCCGGGCGGCCGAGGGTCGCGGTGGCCGTCACGGGGCCCATCGCGAGCTTCTTGTACGCGATCTCGGCGCTGACCGCGAGCGGCACGGCGCGCGACAGCTGCTCCCCGAACGCGGCGAGGACGATGGCCCCGCTCGCCGACTCGCCGAGGGTGAACATCGCTCCGGCGTGCGGCCCGCCGACGTGGTTGTGGTAGTCGCTCTGGTCCGGCAGGGCCACCACGGCCTTGTCCGGCGTGGTCTCCACGAACTCGAGGTTCAGTGTCCGGGCCATCGGCACCGTGGCGGCGAGCATCTCGCCGATCGTCATCTGGTCTGCGCTCATACCCGCATGTTACCCACGAGTAGATAATCTTGACAGGACCTCCACCGGTCGATCTCCGTCGCCGCGTGTGAAGAAATCGAAAAAGTGCGCCCTGATTCCTGACCGGTACATGGCTGACGAGCTCCGGTGACCGAAACGTGTCACAGGCGCCACTAGGGTTGTGGCCCATGTGGCCAGGACAGCAGCCGCCCGGGGGCGAGCAGAACCCGCAGGACCAGAACCCGTACCAGCAGCCGGGTTACCAGCAGCCGAATCCGTATCAGCAGCCCGGATACCAGCAGACGGGGTACCCACAGCAGGGGCAGCAGCCGGCCCCCTACGGACCCCAGCCGGGGCAGCCCCAGTGGGGAACGCCGGCCCCCGCGGGCGCGCCCCAGCCGCCGGGCGGTGGCGGAAACAGGACCAAGGTCATCGCCATCACGGCGGCCACCGCCGTGGTCGTGGCCGCCGGTGTGACGGGCTTCCTCGTCCTGGGCGGCGACAAGAAGGACGACAACGCGGGCAAGGACGCGTCCACATCGCCCAGCGCGTCCGCCACCACGTCCCCCAGCGCCAGCGGAAGCGGTGACAACCCGCGCGGCACCGACGAGGAGAAGCCGACCATCGCGGGCTGGAAGGTCGTCATCAACCCCAAATGGGGCACCGCCTTCGACGTCCCCCCGGACTGGAACGTCCGCACGCCCGGCACGTTCATCGGCTTCGACGACGAGCAGAAGGGTGACGGCTCCGCATACATCGGCATGTCCGCGCCCGCCTTCCTCAAGGAGAAGTGGTGCACGTCCGACGACGACAAGGACGGTCGCACGGACGACACGGCGCTGGCCGCGGTCGGCACCAAGGGGGAGAGCGGCGCCAAGAACACCGACACCATCGCCCGCGGCGACTCGGCCACCTGGGCCTTCGGCGGCTACACGGACCAGGCGAAGGCCTCGGAGAAGCTGCTGAAGATCGGAAAGCCCCAGCCGTACACGACGGCTTCGGGCATCAAGGGCAGCGTCGCGACGTCGTACACGGTCGGTGTCCCCAAGAAGGGCAAGTGCGACTCCGACGGCACGGCGACCTCGTTCGGCTTCAAGAACTCGGCGGGCGACTTCGTTTCCTGGTCGTTCTACGGCGCGAAGGGTGTCAGTGACGAGGTCCCGGACGCGACCGTGCGGAAGATCCTCAGCACGGTACGGCTGCACGGTACCCCGACGGGTTCCTGAGCCCACGCCCTGCGGGGGCGGGCTGCCGGACGGTGCCCGGTCCTCGCGCCAACGGTTTGGCAAGCGGGGACCGCGGCAGCGATAGTCGGCCGGTGAACTCCGCCGCCGACGCCTCCCACCGCTCCCGCCGCCCCTCCTGGGCGGGCCGCAACTACACCCTGCTGACCGCCGCCGCGGTCGTCACCAACCTGGGCAGCCAGGGCGCACTGATCGCCTCGGCGTTCGCGGTGCTCGAGGTGGGCGGCGACGGGGGTGACGTGGGGCTGGTGGCGGCGGCTCGGACGCTGCCCCTGGTGCTCTTCCTGCTGATCGGCGGAGCGGTCGCGGACCGGCTGCCGCGCCATCGGGTGATGGTCGCGGCCAACGCCCTGAACTGCGTCTCGCAGGCCGTGTTCGCGGTCCTCGTCCTGGCCGGTGAGGCGCGGCTGTGGCAGATGATGCTGCTGTCCGCGCTCGGCGGCACCGGGCAGGCGTTCTTCAGCCCGGCGGCCGAGGGCATGCTGATGTCCTCGGTGAGCGGGGAGCAGGCGAGCCGCGCCTTCGCCATGTTCCGGATGGCGATGCAGGGCGCCGGCCTGGGCGGCGCGGCCCTGGGCGGGGCGATGGTGGCCGTGGTCGGGCCCGGCTGGGTGCTCGCCGTGGACGCGGTGGCGTTCGCGGTCGCCGGGGCGCTGCGGTCGTTCCTCGACGTGAGTCACATACCGCCGCGCGAGCCCGGCGGCGGGCTGCTCTCCGATCTGCGCGAGGGCTGGCGGGAGTTCGTCGGACGGCCGTGGCTGTGGACGATCGTCGCCCAGTTCTCCGTGGTGGTCGCGGTCGTCGGCGCCGCCGACGCGGTCTACGGTCCACTGGTCGCCCGGGACAGCCTCGGCGGGCCGGGACCATGGGGGCTCGCGCTCGGCGCGTTCGGTGCCGGAACCGTCGGCGGCGCACTGCTGATGACCCGCTGGAAACCGCGCCGCCTGCTGCTCGCGGGCACCCTCTGCGTCTTCCCGCTCGCCGCCCCGGCCGCAGCACTCGCCGTGCCGGTCCCGGTGGGTCCGCTGTGTGCCGTGATGTTCGTCAGCGGTGCGGCGATCGAGGTCTTCGGGGTGTCGTGGATGACCTCGCTGCACCAGGAGATCCCCGAGGACAAGCTCTCCCGCGTCTCGGCGTACGACTGGTTCGGCTCGATCGCGATGGTCCCGCTGGCCACCGCCCTGGCGGGCCCGGCGGAACAGGCCCTCGGGCGTACGACCGCCCTGTGGGGCTGTTCGGCGCTGGTCGTCGTGGTCACGGCAGCGGTGCTGTGCGTGCCGGACGTGCGGAATCTGACCCGGCGGACCAAGGCGGTGGCCCATGGGTCAGCGGTGGCGGAGTTCGAGCTCAGGTCAGCCGATGCTGAAGGCACCGCCGGGCGGCTCGGGTGAGGGAACCGCGTCCTCGTCACGCACGGGTGCGGCGGAGCCGATGAACTCCCGCAGCGCAGCGCCGCTTTCGACGCGCGCCGGAAAGGCGTCGGCGGCCGTGCGGCGGGCGAGGACGGCCGTGTCGAGCGGACGGTGGGAGGCCACGAGTACCGCGTTGCCGAAGCGCCGGCCACGCAGCACACCGGGTTCGGCGATCAGGGACAGCTCCTCGAACACGGTCGCGAACGTGGCGAGTTGAGAGCGCAGGAAGGCGAAGGGCGCGGCGTCGGCGAGGTTGGCCAGATAGACGCCGTCCTCGCGCAGCACGCGCGCGGCGGCGCGCGCGTACGCCGTGGACGTCAGGTGCGCCGGGACGCGCGCGCCGCCGAAGACGTCCGCGATCACGATGTCGGCGGAG is a window of Streptomyces sp. NBC_00271 DNA encoding:
- a CDS encoding spermidine synthase, which translates into the protein MDEPIPVTRTVDHGTAKLMPDVDRKRAWLLTVDAAPQSYVDLDEPTHLEFEYARRLGHVLDTVVAPGRPLDVLHLGGGALTLPRYVAATRPGSRQDVVEADLGLLDLVREHLPVPEDAGITLHGADARGWLESAAPASADIVIADVFGGARVPAHLTSTAYARAAARVLREDGVYLANLADAAPFAFLRSQLATFATVFEELSLIAEPGVLRGRRFGNAVLVASHRPLDTAVLARRTAADAFPARVESGAALREFIGSAAPVRDEDAVPSPEPPGGAFSIG
- a CDS encoding DUF4442 domain-containing protein, whose product is MSADQMTIGEMLAATVPMARTLNLEFVETTPDKAVVALPDQSDYHNHVGGPHAGAMFTLGESASGAIVLAAFGEQLSRAVPLAVSAEIAYKKLAMGPVTATATLGRPAAEVVAELDAGQRPEFPVAIAIQRADGAVTGEMTVVWTLRPNG
- a CDS encoding MFS transporter; translation: MNSAADASHRSRRPSWAGRNYTLLTAAAVVTNLGSQGALIASAFAVLEVGGDGGDVGLVAAARTLPLVLFLLIGGAVADRLPRHRVMVAANALNCVSQAVFAVLVLAGEARLWQMMLLSALGGTGQAFFSPAAEGMLMSSVSGEQASRAFAMFRMAMQGAGLGGAALGGAMVAVVGPGWVLAVDAVAFAVAGALRSFLDVSHIPPREPGGGLLSDLREGWREFVGRPWLWTIVAQFSVVVAVVGAADAVYGPLVARDSLGGPGPWGLALGAFGAGTVGGALLMTRWKPRRLLLAGTLCVFPLAAPAAALAVPVPVGPLCAVMFVSGAAIEVFGVSWMTSLHQEIPEDKLSRVSAYDWFGSIAMVPLATALAGPAEQALGRTTALWGCSALVVVVTAAVLCVPDVRNLTRRTKAVAHGSAVAEFELRSADAEGTAGRLG